From Rubrobacter calidifluminis, one genomic window encodes:
- a CDS encoding competence/damage-inducible protein A: protein MHERETIESAEVLAIGTEMLLGELVDTNTAWISRRLAALGVGIYRHTTVGDNLGRIAAALQEAASRADLVITTGGLGPTSDDLTNEALARATGRRMVEYAEAREHVERKFREFGRKPSPSNYKQALFPEGTTLIPNPLGTAMGALLESDGTLFATLPGVPQEMRGMFEETLVPLIRERSEGAIVSRTLWFVGLGESALAERVQDLLDAENPTVAPLAGQGKVRLRITARAATPEEAEGQIEPVAREILSRLGRYYFGEDEETLESVVGRLLTEKGRTLALAESCTGGLLAKRLTDIPGSSRYFKEGLVTYSNEAKERLLGVPRELLVRYGAVSEEVARAMAEGVRRLAGSDYGLSVTGIAGPEGGTPEKPVGLVWVGLADAGGTRAEKLNLTAWSRSREAIRERSASGAFDLLRRRLEGKI, encoded by the coding sequence ATGCACGAGAGAGAGACCATTGAGAGCGCCGAGGTTCTCGCGATCGGTACCGAGATGCTCCTCGGGGAGCTGGTGGATACGAACACCGCCTGGATCAGCCGCCGGCTCGCGGCGCTCGGCGTCGGGATCTACCGTCACACGACCGTAGGGGACAACCTCGGGCGCATCGCGGCCGCCCTGCAGGAGGCGGCCTCGCGGGCGGACCTCGTGATCACCACCGGCGGCCTCGGGCCCACCTCGGACGACCTCACCAACGAGGCGCTGGCGCGCGCCACGGGACGAAGGATGGTCGAGTACGCGGAGGCCCGCGAGCACGTCGAGCGCAAGTTCCGGGAGTTCGGGCGCAAGCCCTCGCCCTCCAACTACAAGCAGGCGCTCTTCCCCGAAGGAACCACCCTCATCCCGAACCCGCTCGGGACCGCGATGGGCGCGCTGCTCGAGAGCGACGGTACGCTCTTCGCCACGCTGCCCGGCGTCCCGCAGGAGATGCGGGGGATGTTCGAGGAGACGCTGGTACCCCTGATCCGGGAGCGCAGCGAGGGCGCTATAGTCTCCAGGACGCTGTGGTTCGTCGGGCTCGGGGAGTCGGCGCTCGCCGAGCGGGTGCAGGATCTGCTCGACGCCGAGAACCCCACCGTCGCCCCGCTCGCCGGGCAGGGCAAGGTGAGGCTGCGGATCACCGCCCGCGCCGCCACCCCCGAGGAGGCGGAGGGTCAGATAGAGCCGGTCGCACGCGAGATCCTCTCCCGACTCGGGCGCTACTACTTCGGGGAGGACGAGGAGACCCTGGAGAGCGTCGTGGGCAGGCTCCTCACCGAGAAGGGCAGGACCCTCGCTCTGGCCGAGAGCTGCACCGGGGGGCTCCTCGCCAAGCGCCTCACGGACATACCTGGATCCTCGCGCTACTTCAAGGAGGGCCTCGTGACCTACTCGAACGAGGCCAAGGAACGCCTGCTCGGCGTCCCCCGCGAGTTGCTCGTCCGGTACGGCGCCGTGAGCGAGGAGGTGGCCCGGGCGATGGCCGAGGGCGTGAGGAGGCTCGCGGGCTCCGACTACGGCCTCTCCGTGACGGGCATCGCCGGCCCGGAGGGCGGCACGCCCGAGAAACCGGTCGGTCTGGTGTGGGTCGGCCTCGCCGACGCCGGGGGCACCCGCGCGGAGAAACTCAACCTCACCGCCTGGAGCCGCTCGCGGGAAGCGATCCGGGAGCGCAGCGCCAGCGGTGCGTTCGACCTGCTGCGCCGCCGTCTTGAGGGGAAGATCTGA
- a CDS encoding response regulator, protein MNTHTKPPGGATGTRCVLLVHENELFREALALLLQWKTSFGHSLHASCLAEARSLLQEVGEVPDLVVLDLDTLPPEDRGEPGKKLDWLSGIPLVGLTTGEIPAPGKTGDGCVILNASGRIEEMVSAFMKIAEGG, encoded by the coding sequence ATGAACACACACACGAAACCGCCGGGAGGGGCCACCGGGACCAGATGTGTCCTCCTCGTCCACGAGAACGAACTGTTCCGCGAAGCGCTCGCCCTTCTCCTGCAGTGGAAGACCAGCTTCGGGCACAGCCTGCACGCCTCTTGCCTCGCCGAGGCCCGCTCGCTCCTGCAGGAGGTCGGGGAGGTGCCGGATCTGGTCGTCCTGGATCTCGACACCCTCCCGCCGGAGGACCGAGGGGAGCCGGGGAAGAAGCTGGACTGGCTCTCCGGGATACCACTGGTCGGGCTCACTACCGGAGAGATACCGGCTCCGGGAAAGACCGGCGACGGGTGCGTGATCCTCAACGCCTCGGGACGGATCGAAGAGATGGTGTCGGCCTTCATGAAGATCGCGGAGGGCGGATGA